AGCAGGGACTCCCCATGACCAGCACTGAGGCTGTGTGGGGTCAAAGGAAAACAGGCAACAGCCAGGCCCCTGGATGGACGCGGGCAGGGGACCAGGAATGCAGCCCACGCAGGGGGATGGGGAATCAGGCGGAAGGTGCAGGTTTGCAGCTGGCAGGAGGAGCCAGCGTGGCCCAATCTCTAAAATATTCCTGCTGGAAAAATAGACATTTCCCTCCCAAGCAGATTCCCAGGGCTCCAGGGCCCCTCCAAGGCCAGGTGTCTGGGTGATTCCAGAGCGTCCATGCTCTGTGCTGAAGGCACTGAACCCGTCGTCACTGTCACAACTGTCTCCGGCCAAGGAGGGTCTGGAGGACAGAAGGGGCCCTTGTGAGGCTCTGGTGCTGGTGATCCTGGCCCCCACTGCCAGAGGAGCTGCACCCTGTGTGGTCCGAGGCCGCCCTGCGCTGGGCAGTGGCCCCGTCCCGCGCTGAACCCGCTAGGAGAGCAGCTGCAGCACCTGCCGGATGCGCTGGACCCTCCCCGGCAGGAGGGGATCGGGGTCCTCCTCGTCCAGCTCCCGCATCAGAGCTTCTGCCTTCTGGACCGTCAGCTCGAGGGCCCGGCCCTGCAGCCCCTCCAGGTAGGCCAGCATGGTGGAGAAGTGCTCATCCGGAACCTGACAGGGAAGAGACGGAGTCAGTCGGGTAGGGCAGGGCGGGGCCACTGAGCAGCAGGAGACAAGATGCTGCAGCCAAGGACACCCTGGCCTCAGGCTTCCGTCCTCCCACCGCAGCCCGAGGGAGCAGGCGGCCTGGCCACAGACCCTGCCCCAGATGCTGCAAGAAGAAACACCTGTTAGAAGCAGAGAGAACACTGAATCAACGTGTGGCTAAAACAGAAGCCGCGCGGGGAGAAGGACATTTCAAAAACATTGTAAAAATcctcagaaaaatgagaaaacatgacaaaaataaaacGGGTAGGCCGTGATAAAATGTGCACTCGGAACAAAAAGCTACGTATGCTCTGGCACTTGGAGTGCTTTTCTTTCCGCTCAGGGTGGCAGTGGCCAGGTGGCATCTCTCGGTGGCCTGACCCTTGTCTGCTGGTGGTGGGGGCTCCTCTGCGCAGGCTCGCCGGCCACCTGCAAATCTGCTCTGCAGACGGGTTTCCTCAGGTCCCTGTGGCAGCAGCTCTCAAAACCGGGCTCTCTTCATTATTGAGTTAGCAGAGTTCTCATTCATGTGGGACTTGCAAACGTCTCCCACTCTGGAGCAACCATTTCACTTTCTGGCTAGTTCTGTATGCAGTGCAAAGTTTtagatgcattttctttttttttttttttgagctggtcttgctctgttgcccaggctggagtgcagtggtgcgatctccacctcccaggttcaagcgattctcctgcctcagcctcccaagtagctgggattacaggcaagcattaccacacccagataatttttgtatttttactagagacggggttttgccatgttggccaggctggtctcgaactattgacctcaagtgatctgcccggctcagactcccaaagtgctagcattacaggcgtgagccaccatgccccgctacaCAGTCTTAGATCCTGATGAGGATGCTTTCTCGACCTTTTCCTTTGTCACTTGTGCTTCTAGAGCCACATTTAAGAAACCGTTGCCTCACCCAAGGTCATGAAATGGACTCTTAGGTTTTCATGTAACAGTTTTGgttttagctcttaaatttaagtctttcatccattttgagttaatttttgcatatggtgtgaaGCTGGGGGCCGCATGCATTAAGTATTAGCATATTTGTAAATATGTACGGTTACATGTGGAATAAAAACGGATAAGTAAAATGCACATTTGTgtgtttataaatatgtttatgacAGCGTAagatactttgtgtgtgtgtgtgtgtatacacacatataaatggcTTTGCCTAACCAAggattatttttctgtataaaaatttttgtataaagtttaCTTTTGGTAATAGtaacatataaataaaaccatGTAAACTTcggttaaaaaaaacaaagccaaacgTGGAAACCCAGTTGTCCTGGGCTCTGTTGAGAAGCTTCCTCCACGTGGAACGGGCTTGGCCCACGTGCTGGAATCAGCTGCCCCGGGCCTGAGGGTTTCCAGGCTCCCTAGGCTGTTCCAGTCACTTCTACTTCCAACTTTGTGCCCACCCCAGTATCATGATGACAGGAGCATGCAGTAGGGCTTACAATCGGGATGCACATGTCCTCTGACTTTGAGGagagagaatggcttgagcccaggaggttgaggctgcagtgaactgtgatcatgtcactgcactccagcctgggcgggaccctgtctcaaaaatgccCACAAAAAACCAACATCAACAAAATAATGAAAGCGGCCGCAGGCTATGCCAGGAATGTCCCAGGGCTGTGAGTGGGGCCAGTGGGCCTGCCCCGCTCTGAGAGTCTGCAAACACAGGCACGGCAAGAGAAAACCGCGCCCTGCCCTCAGCTCACATGCACAGAGCACGCAAAGCCTGGTCTCTAGTAACATGGGCGCAGGAGAGCTGGCAAGGCAGAACCGTGGGCTCCGCCAGCCTCAAAGGACACAGGCAGCTCCAGCCCACCTCCCAGCAGCTGGGTTTAGTTTAGAATTCTGTCTCGTTTCAttctgtgaaaccccatctcacaTCCTGCCCCTGAAAAGGACAGCTACCCACACTTGCATGTGCAGACGTGCgtcacacgcacacatgcatgtgcagaCATgtgtcacacatacacacacgtgcagaCACATTACACACATGCAGACTCACGTCACACGTACACATGCATGTGCAGACACATCCACACGCACGTGCAGACGtgtcacacacacatgtgcagacACACACCACAAATATGCAGACTCACGCCACACGTACACATGCATGtgcagacacacaccacacacgtgTAGACTCACGtcacatgtacacatgcatgtgtagACGCACATCACACACACGTATAGACACACgtcacaggcacacatgcacaagGGCAGGTGGCCTCCCTAAGGTCCTCCTGTGTTGGTTTCTGTCCTGAaggccggcgatggggctcctgGAGGAGGCAATGCAGCTCTCTTAGAACAAGGGCACCAGGAGACCTTCACTGCAGCGGGCCCTGAGGGTGGCCCTTTCAGACTGTGACTTCCGCTGTCAGGGCCCCAGTGTGCACAGACCTCAGCCCCCGGGAGACGCGCCCGCCCCGCCGTGCACACACCTTGTCTCTGTCATACATGTGGAGCAGGAGCCACGTCTGCCTTGTCTTCTGAAACCTCCAGTTCTTGTGCTTTTGGGCCCATCTAGGGAAAGGAAGACAAACATCTCAGGGTGCTGGGCAGAAGAATCCTGGGTGCCTGTCTGCCCTGACAGATCTGGGACGCCTCATCTCAGGAGACGGAGCCCCACCAGGCGCTAAACACCAAGGCCTCGGGTGAAGGGGGTTTTTGGAGCCCCTCCCCTGCCCAAGGTGAGGAGCCACAACCCTAGGCCCTGCTGCCGCCTGCCCAGGAAGCTCGTGGATGCCACTCTTACCGTGGCCACCCCACGGCTCACGACTGCCCCCAAGTCCCCATGGGCTCCCCCGCCCCACGGGTCACACGGATTTTACAGGGGAGGGAGGATGAAACGAGTTTCTCTGGGAAGAAAGGGAGCAACTTAATTGACAATGTACTTTCCGTATGAAAATGGGAAGATGGTGAGGAACACTCCTAAGTCCAGGCCCTCACAAGGGGGCAGTGGGCCTGGGGATGAGCAGCTCCCGGCTGCCAGAGGGGCGGCTCCCTGGGGCCACAaccgccccgcccccaccttgCTCCTGCACTGGGGCCTGTGGACATCAGGCAGCTGCCGGACGGAGCGAAGCCGGCGCTGTGGCTagggcagggccaggcagggtTTAGTCCAGAGACCCCCTCCCAGACACATGTTTCCAGGGTCAGGCAGGGCAGTCAAGCCCAGATGCCTCCATCAATGTGCAGGCCCAGGTCTGAAGACTGCAGGCTCAGCACAGACGAGGGCCCTGAGCCTGTTGTGAGCACTGCCCAGCCCGCCTGTCCTCACTGCCATGTGGGTGAGTGGGGTTCTGTGGGTGGGGAGTCCTGTGGGTGGGTGGAGTCCTGTGGGTGGGTGGAGTCCTACGGGAGGGAAGTCCTGTGGTGGGGAATCCTGCAGGTGGGGATTCCTGCGGGTATGGAGTCCTGTGGGTGAAGAACCAGCTGTGTACCTGCTAGGTGACACACCAGCCCCATGTGCACTGACGCAGTGTTCCTGGGTGATGAGAGGAGCCTCCAGGGAGGTTTAACTTTAGTTCCTTTCCTTTTAGACAGCCCCACGTGGTCTGCTCCCCGGATGTCCGATCCGGCCAGCACGGGCCCCTGTGAGGTGCACCCGGGCCAGCCAGGCCATGGCGTCTTGCCTGCTGGGGGCTGCTTCCCTGCTACAGGGCAGGAGTTGGCGTCTCAGCTCTGCCACCTTCTAGCTCCCCCACCTTGAGCTGCTGCTTCCACCAGCCTGTTTCCTCCTTGGGAACCTGGAGCGGTGACCCCACTTCACGGGTGTTACCGGAGCCCACGCACGGTGAGTCAATCACAGATGCCCTGCACACTGCCCTCCCATGCGGCCCGAGGCCACAGCACTGCTGCCCATGGCCCTGAACCAAGGGTGCCTCTCTCTCAACCCAGCCCAGGCAGGCTTCAAGCGGAGCCCGTCTCCCTGGTCACTGAAGATAAGCCGTCCCGCTCTTGGCCTCATCACTGGGGGAACAGACACAgcgaggggcaggagaggggctcAGTGTCGCCTGTGGGTCCCACAACGCTGGGCGAGGCCTCCTGATGGCCACCTCTGCCACTCACTCTGGGGACCGGTCCCTGTGCAGCTGCACAGTTCACAGGACACAatcctctttctctctgcctagGTGGGGCAGGAGACAGGAAGCCCCATcttggaaaaggaaagagaacagCCAGAGAGAAGTCCCTTGTCCCCAGCACAGCAGGGGCCACAGCCACTACAGGGTCATCTGTCTACAGCAGCCCAGAGAGAAGGGCCTCCTCCCCTGTGGTACTCACCAGCTGGGTGGAGAACCAGAGTCCCTGTTAGCCCACTgggcttaaaaaacaaaaagcgggggcaaccaggcgcagtggctcacgcctgtaagctgagcactttgggaggctgaggcgggtggatcataatgtcaggagactgagaccatcttggttaatatggtgaaaccctgtctctactaaaaatacaaaaaattagctaggtgtgggtggcacacgcctgtaatcccagctactcgggaggctgaggcaggagaatcgcttgaacctgggaggcggaggttgcagtgagctgagattgcaccattgcactccagcctggtgacagagcgagactccatctcaaaacaaaccaaccaacccccACAAAAAGCGGGGGCTTCTTGCTGAACTCCCttccaaaagaaaacagagaggtTCTCTGCTGAGACAGCATTTGAAGCCGGCCCACAGCCACAGCGTACACGTGCTCGTAACGGCAGCAGAAACTGCCGACCGGGGCGAGTTGACGACCCAAACCCCACAAAGGCCTGAGTGGGGCTGGCACAGGCAGGGGCCGGGTCTCATGGGTTGGCTGCTCCTCCGATACTGGAGCTGGGCTGTCCCTCGGCAGCAGGGCAGTGGGCCTGGGTAGGGAAGGACCCCAAGAAGTATTTCCTAAGCCCCACTGATGGGATCGTTTGGCCTCTGCTCTGGCCTTTCATTCCAGGGTTCCAGGCCCAGAGGCCACAGGCTGCAAGAAGGCTAAAACGCCATGCTgtgctgggctccgtggggggCCTGAGGAAGGTGGGCTTGGGCTGCCCCATGGCCGGAGTGACTTGCTCTCGTCCCTCCGCAGGTGAGTGGGGGACCCTGTTCCGGCTGGATCTGTGCGGCCCGGGTCCCAGCTCCTCTCTCTCCTGTGGGGGCACCACTTTCTGCCTCGAGCAGACCCAGGCAGGGGGTCGGCCCCTGAGAACAGCGAGCTCAAGCCTGCAGGGACCTGGGAGGCAGTTGTCACCTCGCCACCCGCCCCCAATGTGAACACCCAGCAGTCGTGGAGTCGTGGCTGAGGCCCTGAGGCATGCTGGTTTTCTTCTTTCAGCCATATGGAAAGTAAACCTTCAACTTTCCGTGTTAAGCATAtaaactcttctttctctttaagaaGGAGCAGGCTTCCTGCTGACAGCCATGTAACTACCACAGTGGACCCCGCAGCCCAGAGGCCCACGGAAAGCAGAGGGACTGCCCCCAGCACTCCCCAGCTTCCACCCACGCAAGGCCAGAGCAACATGGCTCCGAGCTGGGCGACCAAGTCCAGGACCCCTGCTGGGGAAATGAGGGGATAGTCACAGCCCAGGGAAATAGCACACAACGGCCACAATCCCCCACCCTAGCCCTGCTGCACAGCTCCCACCAGTCCCAGCTCCACACAAAAACAGTAGTACCCCAGGAAGGCTGCAGAGGAACTGAACCCTTGAGATGCCAAGAACAGCCCAGGGTATGGTCACCGGTCACAGGCCAAGGTCACTGTGTGCGGACACTGCCCAGCCTGCGACCTGGGTTCTAGGGATGGGACATGAAGACCCCATGGGTGCTGGGTCCACGTGTCTGGGGGGACAGAGACTTCGGGGGATCTGGAGGGGAGACCCCCAAGGCATCCTGGAATGGGTGGGGCACACCCAGAGAGATGAGAGGAAACTCTCCACCACAAGAGCTCACCAGAACATTCGGGGTGTTCTCCGCACAGAGCCCACCTGGCCGCAGATGGCTTTGCTTCCAGGAGGAACCCCTCGTGGAAAACCCATAAGATGGCCATGGGCCACGGCGGCCAGCACGTCCTTCCTGAGTGCCAGCCCAGGGCCTCTGCAGGGGGAGGACAACTCAGGGGCATCTACCTTCACCTCTGCCCCTGTGCTGGGGGCTCTGTGGTGGGCCAGCCGTGGTGTGGCCGATGGTCCCCAGCAGCCCCCAGGCTAAGGGCATTCCCTTGTGGGAATCCCTTGGCTTCCTCTCTTTGGAAAACCCTGAGTTGCCAGGGATACCGTGGGCCCCACACATCCACGTGGGCTCTGATCTGGCAGCAGATGCGGCTGGGCTTGCGGGCGCCCTTGGAGACCCCCAGGAAAGAGGACAAGCTCCTGCCCGGGTGCCCGTGTCTGTGGCTGGCCCCCTGGTGTGTGGCGTGCCTGGGAAGGGGCTGCTTTGTTTCTCAGGAGTAAGGGTCCCCCCTCCTCCCACATCCAGGACACAGCGCCTCCGCACAGGACTTGCTGCTTCGGGGTTGCGAGTAGCACGAGGGGGCCACAGGAAGGTCccagagggtgagaggagggtgagGCCGAGGATGGGAGCAGGGCGGGCTCCCAGGCACCCAGGACGTTCCTGTGGGGAGCTCGGAGGGTGTGCGATCACGGAAGGGGAGCCAGGGCGCCCCCAGGGTGAAGACCAGGGAGTGGCAGCCATGCTGTGGAGCGGCTggtccccactcctgcccacgTCCCCAACGTCCCCCTCGTGCTAACAGAGCCCACACTGAGAGCAGCCGAAGGCGCCGGCAGAcgtggggaggaaggaggacaAACCCCGCCCACCTCTGCTCCCTGCTCGCCCCAGGCGTCAGGGCAGGTCCAGAACAGAGTCACCTGCTGGTGGAGACAGGAAGGGCGCAGGTGGCACAGCCGCAGGCTCCAGTcgccctctgcctcccacagggAGCCCACGGTCCATTCCTGTGGCTGGCACCTTCCAGGCCTGTGTCCAGCCACTCCTCTGTCCAGCCCACACCCCACCCACACCTGGGCTCAAGGCGCTGCACCAACGGCCTCCAAAGCCCCCTCTGTCTACAGCGACTGACCCTGAGGTGGCCTGTGGCCCTGCCTGCCGAGAAGCAGGAGTGGGTGCAGGAGGCAGTGGCCTCACACCACAGCCAGCACCATCCCCTGGGCCAAGCACATTCTCGGAGCAGGAAAGAGCTCTTGGGGTAGCCCTAGGCACCTGGCCTCAGCCCCACGTTCCCCAGGGAGGGGGAAGCTAAGGCTCCAGAGAACTGACTGGTGCAGAGACCCATGATGACTCAACTGGTTCCAGCCGGATTCACCCAACGCTATGGCTGAGCTCCTTCTGCAACCCTCCAAGGCAGCCTAAGCTCTGAGAAGCAGGAGGCTCACCCCCCTTCCCCATTTCCTGAGCCCAGCGCTGAGCCTGGTGCAGGGTGGCCAAGAGCCCCTCTCCTGCAGGTGGAAGGCCGTCCTGGggatgcacacacaacacacatgtccacacacacacacatataaacacacatgcacacatggttATACAACACACGTATACACGTGTGCGCAcacgcatatacacacatgcacacacgtacatatgcacacatgtatacataacacgtatatacatgcacacacgtatacacatgCTCGCACATGTATGCACAATACACGTATaagcgcatgcacacacatacacaacacacgtAAGCACATGCGCACACACGTCTACAcaacacacgtacacacatatacaacacgtacatgcacacgcatgcatatacacatgtgtacacatatacgCACACATGTATAgacaacacacatgcacacacgtacacatgcacacacgtattcacaatatgtatacatgtgcgcacacacgtatacacatgcgcacacatatacacgtgcacatacacatatatacaacacacgtatacacatgcacacacaagtgcacacacgCAGTATACAcaacacacatgtgtgcatgcagtGTGCACATCCATGCAAGCCCCGCTGTTCATTCTGCTGGCTGCACAGCCGAACCGGGTGTCGTCTCTCTGAGGGACTCCCACAGAGGTGTGGCTGGAGTCTGTCCTGGGCAGAGCCAGCACCCCCCACAGGACCCCCTGCCCCTCAGGGTGACCCCATCACAGGGACCGGACCCAGTTCTTGTCTCTGAGGAAGCCAGCCACACAGACGCTGTGACACCCCTTACTCTAGGCGCAGTCAGCACTCAGGGAGACTGACGGAGCGGACAGAAACGGGCAGCAGCCTGTGCTGGTGAGCACCGGGGAGGTGGCCACGGCCCGCAAGGCTGTGGAGCCCATGCCGAAGCCCCTGACCCCTGCAATCCTGCATCATCCACCCAGCGACGTCGCAGGCAGCCAGGGAGATGGTGCCCTGCGCCTGGTACCTCACGATCCCCGTCTCCCCGCTCTCGGGAGGCAATGGCGCCTCCTGTCACTGTGAGTGAGGGCTGAAGGCCACCCCGAGttccctcctcctcacccccacATCCAAGGAGCACCCAGGCTTGGATTCTTCCTGCGGTGAGCATGGCTGGGACGAGGTTCACCATCGGACCCATTTCTAAGAGCACAGTTTCGGCAAACCCCTGCACAGGTGGCAGCTCTGCTGCCGCCCCTGAAAGTTCCTGAAGGCTCTGAGCCATTCAGACAGAAAAGTCAGTGGCGGCAGCACAGGTCTGGCATGAATGCTAATGCCCCACTACTCTAGAACCTTCCACACACTGTGTGCGGGTGAAGGCTGTGACCCCCTCAGGCAAGGGTGGAGACACATGCCTGGGACAAAACTACGTGGGGCAGGGCCGCTTACGCGCAGAGGTAGTCCAGGGCCAGCTCAGCTCCCGAGCGCCTGGCCGGCAGGTGCTGGGCTGCAAGGCCTGCCTCCCGCAGACGctgcctctcctctttcttccGTTCCTTTTTCAGCTTCCTTTCCAGGACCCTCTGCTCTTCTGGGGACAGCTCCAGCTCTGCGTCCGGCACAGGCCTGAGCACAGCTCCTCCCTGAAAATCAAGGAACACATTAGGCTTTGGAAATGGAGGGCAGCCAGACACAGGTGCGCTGCCTGGGGCTTCCCAAGCCCACCCTCGCCTTGGTAGTGGCCAAAGGCTCTGTCCCCAAGCACCGGGCCCGGCCCTGGCCGACACCATCCTGTTGAGCCTGTGCTACAACAAAGAGACAGACGGGTCACGTGAGGATGGCCAGTCCCGCAGGCAGGCGCCAGGTGCCAGGGCTAACGGCCCAGaggccccttccccacccccatccaccTCCCACAGACTCTTGCCTCCAGAGGCTCTGTGAGGCCCTGCCGCACCCCGCAGGGCGTGGGAAGATCTGGGCCGGTCCGCAGGGAGGGGTGAAGGCCTGCCTGTGCCTGTTATCACACAAGCCAGGCGCTGGCCCGGGATATGACCCAAATCCCGAGGTCGGTGCTTGGGGCCTGCTGCTTTCAGGCAGGTCACTGGCCACCTGGCTCCGCCTGGGCTGCAGGCTGGGGACAGGGAGGGCGACCAGGAccccagagggagggagagggcctGCTGTGACAATGTGTCTCCAGCCACATCTTGCCAGGAAAGCACAGGCCCTCCGTCTTGCCCACCTTCCCCTAATTAACGAAAGAAGTGGATGGCGCAAAGCGTCAAAGCCGGGGCAGCTGGGCCACAGGGTGACCACGAGGTGACCCCAGCCACTGTCCACACGCTTCATCTTTCCTGGAAAAAGTCAGAACATCAGTGTAGACTCTGGGCAAGGCCAGGAGCCCAGGGAAATGGTTTGGGGCGTGGGAATCAGAACCAGGCACCGCCCACCACGAGCCAGGGCTTCCAGGAAGGGAGGCTGGGCACACACAGCCCACACCTGTGCATCCCACCCCAGGGAGAGCAAAGTAAAGTGAGGCAAGGCCCCCCTACCGACAGTTATATATACAACCCACCCcccaacacagacacacattcaCAGACTCACCCCTGACAGCCAAACACAGCCCCCATCCCTCACCCATGTTCCCACACcgactcacacacacccacaaacacatacacccacccacaccacacccacccacataccacacccacacacccacatacaccacacccacacacccacccacgcACACACCCACACTTACATACACCCagatacacccacacacacctagATACCCACACACCCAAACCGACCCACACCCAACACACCCACAGACACCCAGACACCCACTCACATACACCCAGAcacccacgcacacacaccacacacccactcacacccACATATACCCAAACACACCTAGACAtacccacacccacccacacccaaCACACCACtgacacccacacacacccactcccccacacccacacacccccacCACACCCACTCACACCTACACACCCACATATGCCCACACACAGCAACACCCAGACACCTAtgcacacagacacccacacacccaaCAAATCCACACCCAAACACCCACACACcgacacccacacacacccacgcaCAGACCCACCCACATATACCCAACAAatccacacacagacacccacagatACCCAAACACCCGCAGACACCCACTCAGATACCcaaacacatccacacacacccaacacacccacacccacacaccagaTACCCACAAACACGCACACCcagacacccacacacccacacctacacacccacccacacccacagactccacacccacccacacccacacccactcacccagacacccacacacccacagacacctacacacccacccacacacccacccacacacccagaCACCACACCCAGACACCCATAAACACCCACACCGatacccacacacccacccacagaCACCCATACCCAGACACACACCGACACCCACAAACACCCACAGATACCCACAAACACCCAGATACccaaacacacccacacacccaccaacacacccacacccacacacccacacacccccacGCCAACACACCCACAGCCACACCCCTAGAGCCTGCCGGGGGTCCATAGCAAGAGGCAAGGCCTGGGGGGCGAGGGGCACCCACCCGGGCAGGTGTCCGGCACAGAGAGGCTGAAGAGTCCTGGTGGGAAGGCCTGGGCTGCCCATACACACAGGTGAGAGGCTCTGAGACCCACCAGGCCAGGCCTGCAGGGCTCTGAGGAGCGAGTATTTTCATGGTAGGGATGTGGACACCCCCAGGGGAGCCTGGTGACTGACCGGCTCCAACCAGCTCCACGTCTACCTCCTAGGCCCACAGCTGCCAACGGGGCAGGCACAGCAGAACACCTGGCCCTGAAACACAAAACCCCTCCtggcacaggcccagcctctgcccccACCCTGTGGGCCACGCAGGCCGCCGCTGATGACGCAGGCCAAAGTCCATAACACTGTTAGGGCTGCAGAGGGGCCGCCGCAGTGGCCAAGGGCCTGTCAGCCCACATGTGTGGGGCACCTGGAGAGGCCCTGAGCAGGTGGGCAGGCCCTGTAGCAGGGTCCCAGGTTGGTGGACAGAGCGGTGAGGACAGGGCCAAGGCTGTGGGCAACAGCAACGCAGGTGCTGGCCTGGGATGGATGGCGAGGGGGACCCAGGCCGTCCCATACGGGGGCCAAGCGGGGGACCTTGCAGGCCCCGCTGTTTCTCGCAGGTTTCCCGAGTGCCCTGCGCGGGGATGTTTCTTGTGTCAGGCACCAGCCTGGACGCTGTGGAAGCAGCTTCCTTCACACCCACCCTTGCTTCTGGCCACTGGCACTCCCGAGCTGACAGGAGTCACAGCCCAAGTCCCGTGCTCCCGAGGCCGCCACTGTGGCCACGAGGCGGGAAGCTCAGGAGCGCCAACTGCCCTGGGCTGTACCTGACACTGGCCAGTGCACCTTTAACTTCTCCTAAGTCACCGATGAACCCCGGAAATGATTTCAGC
This Macaca mulatta isolate MMU2019108-1 chromosome 3, T2T-MMU8v2.0, whole genome shotgun sequence DNA region includes the following protein-coding sequences:
- the C3H7orf50 gene encoding protein cholesin (The RefSeq protein has 2 substitutions compared to this genomic sequence), which produces MAQQKRKVPEVTEKKNKKLKKASAEGPLLGPEAVPSVDGASSKGGAVLRPVPDAELELSPEEQRVLERKLKKERKKEERQRLREAGLAAQHPPARRSGAELALDYLCAWAQKHKNWRFQKTRQTWLLLHMYDRDKVPDEHFSTMLAYLEGLQGRARELTVQKAEALMRELDEEDPDPLLPGRVQRIRQVLQLLS